A region of Salvia splendens isolate huo1 unplaced genomic scaffold, SspV2 ctg381, whole genome shotgun sequence DNA encodes the following proteins:
- the LOC121789995 gene encoding NADH dehydrogenase [ubiquinone] iron-sulfur protein 5-B-like — translation MASGWGITGNKGRCYDFWVDFSECMSTCREPKDCGLLREDYFECLHHSKEFQRRNRVYKEEQRQLRAAADKAMGGGGGGDGGHH, via the exons ATGGCATCTGGATGGGGAATCACCGGCAACAAGGGCCGATGCTACGATTTCTGGGTCGATTTCAGCGAATGTATGTCAACTTGCCGAGAGCCCAAGGACTGCGGCCTCCTCCGCGAAGATTATTTCGAGTGTCTCCACCACTCTAAAGAG TTCCAACGGAGGAACCGAGTTTACAAGGAGGAGCAGCGTCAGCTGAGAGCAGCTGCAGATAAGGCCAtgggaggaggcggaggcggagatGGTGGCCATCATTGA